A stretch of Chaetodon auriga isolate fChaAug3 chromosome 21, fChaAug3.hap1, whole genome shotgun sequence DNA encodes these proteins:
- the dap gene encoding death-associated protein 1 homolog, whose amino-acid sequence MSSPPKEKIETKGGRLPAVKAGGMRIVQKHQAAAAAEPPQKEEDEEEYVSSSPPKAPMIVSGVVTKGDKDFTPAAAQVAHQKPQPCVPKLPPVQHINQHIHQPRK is encoded by the exons ATGTCATCCCCGCCGAAGGAGAAAATCGAAACCAAAGGAGGACGTCTCCCTGCAG tgaagGCAGGAGGTATGAGGATAGTGCAGAAGCACCAGGCCGCCGCTGCTGCAGAACCACCGcagaaagaagaggatgaagaggagtaCGTCAGCAGCAG TCCACCAAAGGCCCCCATGATTGTGTCTGGAGTGGTTACAAag GGTGATAAGGACTTCACCCCTGCAGCTGCCCAGGTGGCCCACCAGAAGCCCCAGCCTTGTGTCCCCAAGCTGCCGCCCGTCCAGCACATCAACCAGCACATCCACCAGCCCCGCAAGTGA